In the genome of Mus pahari unplaced genomic scaffold, PAHARI_EIJ_v1.1 scaffold_8801_1, whole genome shotgun sequence, the window ctctctctctctctctctctctctctctcttgagtgcacgcacatacacacacacacacacacacaaacacacacacacacacacaaagtccatTTGGTATTGCCCAAATGTACATAGGTGTGGGATGATCTACTGGAGCTAGGGCAGCCTCTCAGGGTCTGCACCCCtgcagaaaactgactctcttccAGTAGCCATCAATTACCAATAGCTCTTCAGGTAAGGATGGAACTTTATaggacaccacacacatacacacacacacacacacacacacacacacacacacacatccatggtGGCATTAGAgctggcttgattttgtgcaaGCTTTCTGCCTGAAGTCCTAGCCATTGTGAGCTTATGAGTACATCTATGTCATGTCTAGAAAACACTCTTTCACTGCACACATGTACCCTGCCTGgctctttcccctcttctgtcATGATTCCTGAGTcttgagtatgtgtatgtgtgatatagtTGTCCCATTTAAATCTGAGCATTCCACAGTCTCTTATTAACTTTATATTGATTGGTTGTGGACCTCTGTATTAACTGCTATCTACTAccaaaaaaaagtttatttgatGAAGGTCAAGAGAGGCACTAGTCTATGGGTATAAAGATAAAAACTTAATGGATCACTTATTACAATTACTATGGACATTTAGCGGAAAGACAGCATCAGGTTCTCTTCTATGACCTATATCTTAGCTAATAATAGGGGTTTGACCGAGTTAATGGTGCCACGCATAAGTTTCATCCTGTGAAGTGGCTTTAAATCTAATcaaaagtggttggttaccccCTTAACATTTGTCCCAGTATTGCAGCAGTGAGCATATCTTGGCAGGTTGTTTTGGCCAAGAGTTTACAGCTGAAGAAAACTATTAATTACCTTTCTCCCTAATAGCATGCATGGAATCTTCTAAACCTATGAAAAATAATCAATAGGACTGAAACTTCTAGGCAGTACCAACTTAGTACCTGTATGTCCTGTAACTCATAGATACAGTGCAGTAGGAAGTGGAAGAAGCCCTGAATGAGTTTGTATTGTTGATGTGAGCACATCACATGCACCAAAGCCTCAGATGCGTGGAAAATTGGCAAAGCTTTTATCTATATGGCACAGGCTTGAAATTGGTTAAAATTTTCTTCCCTTGGTCAACATATGAGTATTTATGCAAAACTGATCAGTATGTACAAAAGCTGGTAACAACAGCTGCCTACTCCTGGTTGCTTATAGCCTAAGACAGCTCACTCACACAGAGACCTTCCACAGAGACTAGATAAACCCTCCCCTGTGCTATACATAAGGAACACACTAAGGTTCTGAGTTGCAGCCATATTAGGTGCAGCTCCATCATAGCATGCACACCCCACCTGACTCcagctttctgtgtgtttgtatgtatacctgtcctttcttcattgcCTTGCCTCCCCTAATCAGGATTCAACACCTGAGACATATGGGTCAAGATACAATGTCTTCAGTTACAGGGTCATACAGTTACTCTTGAAAAGGATAACCAAGGCAATGGTAATAAACTGCAATGTTTGGGATAGTCTAGAACACCACTGACAAGAACTCCAAAGAGGTAACTCATACCTGTCATTCTTTATGCTTTGTTTTGATAGCCTATGGTGTCTGGGGAGGCACTGCCCCTCTAATATAGGGTACTCTGTTTAGATCTCCTTCtgtactgtatatgtgttagCATAATGTTTTCAACCATCTGTAGCTTACTTTCAATGCAATCCTAAATTTTCaaccttttgatttctttcttttctctctctcttcctctttccttcctttctttcttcctttctttcttacttcacCACAAACTAAAAGATGAACAGAATGATCCACTCCAGTAGTTTGAAACAGTAAAAATAACTGTATTCCTATTTGACAGAGGGTGAAATTGAAGCCTCTGAATAGATGGCTTCCAgtgaataaaaatggctaaaactCAAACCCAGATAGTCCCTAAATGTTTGAACTCAATAACTGCCAaggactggactcagtcagtccctcaaTTGGCAGAAGAATCAGGGTTTCAGTAATCAGGCAAGCAAGAAGGCAGCTCAGAtgacagacatggacacagaaaaAGTGCTGTATCtcaatgtaatttctcaaagtgaccatcagatttttaatacagaagaaaatagggaagttaggtaaCACACCAgccaaggtacaatgaggttaccagatgcttaatgactcttacacaaaatggaggaatgcatacataaagactggcaggaactaggcaataaaacaactaagacaaagtcagctctatctaaggtcagttATATTCATAGAGGCCAGGTGTGgggtctttacactcccagggcaagggctttcatgcccaagccatAGTTCAAATTAGGaagttctgctctagctaaccttctcatgaataatgcaatactctagttcctcctcaaACCATAGcatgatctacttcctaaaccactgtaattcctgtatatgggagtgactcagcttttattctaagtgattgtgtgagggactttctactaataagtaatgtagtctgccatacataactataataagaattctaaacttactttgttaaacttgccctgagatttctaactctatttagtagatagtaatgccggatttctttcactatctctcttacaatactagaggtaattttaaatgttactgaataggtaacattcttactgaattccaagcccagggttggctcaaggactacctaggacattagtgaaggccaggaagcaaaattCAATTTTgattaggtatttggcaagtcattgcttggaggcacctatgataaaacaatactgaaagaaagcacacagatccttCACCGACTAATGAAAGGataagtttggagcattcattttacGGGATGTCAAGGCTCCAGGAGAcaaagtttctgtgaaactttccacctcaggactgcatccaagctttcCAGCCTGTCAcgaagtcactactggagtgggtttGACAAATCACCAATGTTTGGTTGTTTCTCAATCGTCTAGTGAGCAGTGCCAAGGAATTGAAGTTGAATTCGAAATTCGAGTGAACCAGGGGACTTCAGGCAATTACCACTCCAGAGTTCACCTGGGTTCTCTGATGCTTTATTCCAAGAGAGCTAAGGGTTCAAAGCTGGAACAGAGTAAAAATgacaaatatgtaaaataatcatCATCACTTTTATCAAAGacattcagaaagagaaaagtctcAGGACTGGGTGGGTACTGTTTGCATAACATCCTTGGACTTGCTAAACTGAGGAATGAAACATCTTGCCCCTGGCATTCCTTGGGCAGGTGGAGGTATTCCTcctaaagcaaaaaacaaaagtcTAAGAGAGGAAGGTTCACACAGCAGGATAATGTAGGAAAGTCTGTAGATTAAGAAGATAACCTATAAACAGATGCCACAAAGACTATGAAGCTGAGGGACAGGTGGGAAAGTTGAACTATGAAGAAAGGAGATAGGGTTTTCATGCATGAAATCAATATACCTCTGCGCAGGTGAGATATTACATAACTCCACACCTACCAAGCAATTTGTTTATTGATGGCATAATACTGGTGGGAAAATTTGACTCTCACAGGATTCAGATTTCAGTATAAGTTGATCTCCTAGAAGCTATTTAGGAAAGCTCTGGATCCCAGGACACAAGCCCTCAACTTGGCACCATGGCGCTAGGAGGAGCCTTCAGCATCTTTATGGCACTTTGCTTATCTTGCCTGCTCATCCTGATTGCTTGGAAGAGGACCAGTAAGGGAGGAAAGCTGCCCCCTGGCCCCACACCAATACCATTTTTGGGGAACTTCTTACAAATCCGCATTGATGCCACATTTCAGTCCTTCCAGAAGGTTAGTGTGTCCATTTCTTCTTATAGTGATGAAGGCCACAGATGGCACAGTTGAGGTGACACAGAAACTCAACACTTCTAAACGCAGATTCAGAAACAAACTTTAGGAAACATAAGATTCCGAAATTACAGGATCTTAAAAGCAAGGGGGAAAAATTCTTAGAAATCTTAGAAGCTAGACAGAGTCTCCTTTTTCTCAGGACATTAGCTCATGACATAAGGATTAGGGGGAACCTCATTTCTTTAAGCATAACTTTCATATTCAAATTGTCTTAGAATTTTAAGATGCCAGAAACCTAGCATTTCAAAGAGCATAGCTGTAGATCCCAGAGTTCAGCTACTCTGAACccattattatataaacaaaactAAGATGTACAAAATTAGGGATATTTGCTGTCTAGATCACAGGAGTcgttctgtgtttttgtttttgtttttttcccccagtagcCCTTCCAAGCTCAGGACCTTCCTCTACTCTACCTTTTTATTCTCCTAGAATCTCTGCCCTCTACAATGTCCTGACACGGCTCTACCATACTCCAATTTACTCCTTCCTTCAGTATCTTTCTTCACTCTCAGCTCCAGAAAAAATATGGCTCTGTGTTCACCGTGTACTTCGGTCCAAGGCCAGTGGTTATCTTATGTGGACATGAGGCAGTGAAGGAGGCCCTGGTGGACCAGGCAGATGACTTCAGTGGCCGTGGTGAAATGCCTACACTAGAGAAGAACTTCCAAGGTTATGGTAAGTAGcatcaataacaacagaaattactGCCATGGACTCAGTGTGTTCAAGGTTCTCTGATAAGTGACTCAGGACAATCTCCTACACTGACTCCCTTGAGAAGGCTGTGACTGCTCTGCTAATTTTGGAAGAGCAAACATTGATGATGAGAAAGGTTAGATAGTGTCGCACAGTATGTTTGAGGGCagctttgtttttaaactctATTAATTGGACTCTATACTGCCTGTTgtgctatttttattcttttaatgaatTGCTATGTGATATCATTTGTGTACCCTCCCAAAACATTCATAACCAAGCTTAGTTCTTATCTGCCCAGATGTATATGCATATCTGCCACAAGAATATGTTCCTATTTGcccatatgcatatgcacatgtgtatataatacaaatatttctTATCTAGTATTATCCATGAATTCACTCATACTTGCCTTCAAATGAAAGAAGAGTCACCTCCCTCTtttcatctacctatcatctatcatctacctatctatctgttTTTTATATCAATACACACTTTCTCAGTTCTGCTCATTTGTCCATAAATCCaccaaaatatattcattttcctttgtatgAAAACATCCTATTATTCATATATTCAATGTTCTATTTATCCATGAATCCACACATTGTTCTATTCACACAATGAACTTTATATCATTCACACACCTATTAATCTTTCTATCCAGTCACTCttctatccacccatctatttATTATCCACCTTTTCTTCCGGCCACTCTCTGTTCATCTTAATCCCTCTATCCCCTAACACTTTACTCAGCCATTTACTCTTTCAACctcatagacagacagaaagacaaacagacagaaaaacagacaaacagaccaaAAGACATTTACCCACCCATTCATCACACTATACATCATTACAGCCCAGAGCACTGGTTGCTCATCTTGgtgacctaagtttgatttccagcactcgggctcacgaccatctgtagctccagtttccaCTCTTCATTTCATTTATCAATATATTCTAAAATGGTCTTATTAAATTTCCAAGCAGTTCATCAATCCTTCCATCAGGTGATTTCTACTATAGTCTTCATGCAAGGTTACTCTTTTTTTATATAGGTGCATTAATGTGAGCTTCTGTGtccacacatatatgtgtttttttttaaatccatccaAACCCAGAAAATAGAGTTAATATTTCCATTGAAGGGATATTCTATATGGCATTTATCCTTACCTCATGGCATTAAACATGAATGTAAGTCAATCACAGCTNGNTATCCTGTAAGAAAACTTTCTTGCTGTCCCTGACTATTCCTAGCCTTATTCCCTATTCCTTCAGTCTTGAATGATTTGGAAAGAATCTTGATTTCTCATTGAGTAttgaactgcttgtggacgttgtacatcgtggtgcgcactaggctccgcaccacgatgtacaacgtccacaagcagtacaacctggatcctttgcaagagccatcagtgctcttaaccacaaagcaGCCTCACCAGCtcctcaggtgttttgttttgttttcccaaatgTGTCCTTTGTTATTTTCCATCCACCACACACTTACGTAACAGTGACAAAATATCATGTTAAACGTCTCTACTACTTCTTGAGTGCTTATTCTAGACTGGAAGCCATGCCAGGCATTTTACATGCAATCATCATATTGAATGCTCACAGATCAACTGGGAGATTTCCAAACCAGGTTGCAGTTTGGAAAACCTAGACTCAGATATGATAATGAGGCACTCATACATACCCATAGGCAGCAGACATAGAGCTCTGTGCCGACACTGTGTAATTGCCTGCCCTTCCTCACTTGTGAagactctgcttgtggacgttgtacatcgtggtgcggagcctagtgcgcaccacgatgtacaacgtccacaagcagtaataGATAATACATCTGAGACCtagtgaaatattttctttttcacatatgtttatgtttgatgtgtgcatgtgtgtgtgtatgttggcatgtatgggtgcacatgtatgcacatgtacttgcacatgtgtttggaggccagaggttgacttcAGATGTGTTCCTTAATCCTTCTCACTTCTTTTTACTGATTAATTCATAGATTATCACTGTACCCAGAGCTCATCAATACCACAAATCTAGCTAGCCAGCTTTCCCCAGAGGACGTCTGACTCCATCTCTCAAGTNCTAAATCAGAAACAGGTTgctacacttttttttaaaaggtccaCCTTCTTATTTGGGTGCTCAGGATTCTAACTCCAATCTAAAAGGTTATAAGgcaaatgaattttctttttcaccAGTCCCTGAAAGAATTTTTCAATAAgctaaatggatttttttttagtagacCTCAACTGAAttcagggtttctttttaaaattatgttattacTATGTTATGGGTACAGATGTTTCACATGTACTGTGCACCATATGCACTCCTGATatgccagaagccagaagattcttcaaattggagttacagatggttctgagctgttgagtgggtgctgggattacaacctggatcctttgcaagagcagtcagtgctcttaaccacataacagcctctccagctcctcgggtgttttgtgttttgttttgttttgttttcccaaatgTATCCTTTGTTATTTTCCATCCACCACACACTTAGGTAACAGTGACAAAATATTATGTTAAACTTCTCTACTACTTCTTGAGTGCTTATTCTAGACTGGAAGCCATGCCAGGCATTTTACATGCAATCATCATATTGANTGCTCACAGATCAACTGGGAGATTTCCAAACCAGGTTGCAGTTTGGAAAACCTAGACTCAGATATGATAATGAGGCACTCATACATACCCATAGGCAGCAGACATAGAGCTCTGTGCCGACACTGTGTAATTGCCTGCCCTTCCTCACTTGTGAAGACTGTCTACAACATAGTCAGTTTCCATCCCTAGGAGCTCCCATAGATCCCACCTTCTACCTGAGCCGCACTGTGTCCAACGTCATCTGTTCCGTGGTCTTCGGAAAACGCTTCGACTATCAGGACCAGCGTTTCCAGAGCCTCATGAAGATGATCAATGAGAGCTTTGTGGAGATGAGCATGCCCTGGGCACAGGTGCTTACTAGTCACTACNCAACTCCCTACACACCCTTCATTCTCAAAGCAAGCATATTAACATACTTTGCCTAACCCTCCCCACTTTATCCCTTGCAGTCACTTAAAATTTATCCAAGTATTCAAGAAGCAAACAGTAACACCCAAATCTCAGGCCCAACAGTAGATGATTTAGTGAAATAGGGtgtctgtgtagctcaggctggccttgaactgctgatcctcctgctcAGGCTCCCTTGTGCTGGAATTAAGAGTGTGTCCTAGCTCCAGCCACAGGCTTTGAGCCCAGCTCAATGACATTAGAACTTTGCTCATTTGGTCCCTGATGTCCATAACTGACATGTGCCCCCTTTGCCTCTGCTCTGCAGTTATATGATATGTACTGGGGAGTCATGCAGTATTTTCCAGGAAGACACAACTACCTCTACAACTTGATAGAAGAGCTTAAGGACTTCATNGCATCCAGGGTCAAGATCAATGAAGCATCCTTTGACCCCTCAAACCCTAGGGACTTCATAGATTGCTTTCTCATCAAGATGCACCAGGTACCTCTTCCCCTTACActggtctttctgtcttctgaaacaTTCATTCTTGCCATATCAAAACCATCTACAACTGTGTGAAGGAAACAAGAGAAAGTACTGTTTCATGTAGTTTATTTTGATCTCtagaaaaaatatagaaactatagaaatgtaagcctcttagccgggtagtggtggcacacatctttaatcccagtacttgggagggagaggcaagcagatttctgagttcgaggccagcctggtttacaaaatgagttccaggacagccagggctacacagagaaaccctgtctcaaaaaacaaaaacaaaaacaaacaaaagaaatgtaagcCTCTTGCACCTTTAAAATAAACTCccttaaaagtaataaaatcagATTTATTTTAGCATGTGCTATATATTTGTCGGgattctctagagcagtggttttcaccCTTCCTAATATTgtaaccctttcataggggtcttcatgttgtggtgacccctaaccctAGATTGCCTCATTTCTACTTCTTaagtgtaattttgttactgtgatgAGTTGTGacttaaatatttgatatgtgacacCTGTttgggttgtgacccacaggtaaagaaccactgctctaaaagaacagaactaactctctctctctctctctctctctctctctctctctctctctctctctctctgtgtgtgtgtgtgtgtgtgtNNNNNNNNNNNNNNNNNNNNNNNNNNNNNNNNNNNNNNNNNNNNNNNNNNNNNNNNNNNNNNNNNNNNNNNNNNNNNNNNNNNNNNNNNNNNNNNNNNNNNNNNNNNNNNNNNNNNNNNNNNNNNNNNNNNNNNNNNNNNNNNNNNNNNNNNNNNNNNNNTATTAGAACAACTTACAGGCTATGGGTCATCTAGTCTACCAATGGAAGGtccaaaaatcaaataattattCAGTCTGTGaggttggatgtctcagctggtcctcAGACTATGCAAGAATTCTAAAGAAGTCAGCTCAAACACCAGGGAAGGAAATAGACTTGTCAGCAAGAGTGAAGTTGAGCAGGCAAAGAGAAAgccagcttccttcttctgtggcATTTAGATAGGCTGCTGTAGGTTACAATCCACAGATCATAGTGGATCTTCTCACATCAAAGGCCCAGATCAGAAGtaggtcttcctgcttcaaaggATTAAATTAAGAAAAGCACTCCCCCACAGATGTGCCTAGCCATTTGGGTTTCACTTAGTTCCAGATgtagccaagttgacaaccaagaagagcCATCACATGATGATTGTATATTAGTGGACTTTCTTATAAGCAGACAGCACATACAGGTCAAAACGAACTCTCTTTGTCTTTGTGATCATATTCTACTTTCAAGTAAATGTGTCCTAGCCTTCATCTGTGATAGACAAC includes:
- the LOC110315449 gene encoding cytochrome P450 2G1, translated to MALGGAFSIFMALCLSCLLILIAWKRTSKGGKLPPGPTPIPFLGNFLQIRIDATFQSFQKLQKKYGSVFTVYFGPRPVVILCGHEAVKEALVDQADDFSGRGEMPTLEKNFQGYGAPIDPTFYLSRTVSNVICSVVFGKRFDYQDQRFQSLMKMINESFVEMSMPWAQLYDMYWGVMQYFPGRHNYLYNLIEELKDFXASRVKINEASFDPSNPRDFIDCFLIKMHQDKSDPHTEFNLKNLVLTTLNLFFAGTETVSSTLRYGFLLLMKYPEVEAKIQEEINQVIGTHRTPRVDDRAKMPYTDAVIHEIQRLTDIVPLGVPHNVIRDTHFRGYFLPKGTDVYPLIGSVLKDPKYFRYPDAFYPQHFLDEQGRFKKNDAFVVFSSGKRICVGEALARMELFLYFTSILQRFSLRSLVPPADINIAHKISGFGNIPPTYKLCFMAR